From Bacteroidota bacterium:
GTCTGGGGCTTCGTCGGCACCGCACCACTCGCACGTAGGCAAGGGCTGCGCGCTGGCAGAACGCGCGACGGCGAAGGCGACGAATAGGAGGGCGAGGAGGCAGAAGCGCATGGCAGCAAGAAACGGGGAGCCCGGAAGAAACGGAGAGGAGGGGGGGCGGGCATCGAGGACCCACCCACATCGCGCAGGTTGCTCGGTCTGGGTCGCATGTCAATAGCGTCGGTCGCCACGTCGTGCACGGGAAAGCCGAGGCCGGGTGTTACTCCGAGGGCAGGACGCTCGGCCTGGGAGCAACCGCGCTTCGTCCGCGCCGTAGAGCCGCCCGCACGCTCACACCCCAGCCCCATCTCCATGCGCGCTCCGCTCTGCCTCCTGGCTGCCGTTCTATTCCTCGCTCCGAAGGCCCTCGCCCAAGCCCCGACCACGGTGGCCGGCCGCGTCACCGACGCCACCACCGGCGACCCCGTCCCCGCCGCCACCGTCCAGATCGAGGGGACGCTGCGCGGCACCATCGCCAACCCAGACGGCCGCTACGCGCTCACGCTGCCCGCAGGCACCGACACCGCGACGTTACTCGTCCGCACGCTCGGCTACGTCACTGCGCGCGAGACCATCCAGGCCACCGGCGGCACCCTCACGCTCAACGTGGCGCTCGCGCCCGACACGCAGACGCTCGGCGAGGTCGTGGTCTCCGGCGAGGATCCCGCGCTGGCGCTCATGCGGCGCGTCGTGGCGCACAAGGCGCGTTGGCAGGACCGCCTCCGCACATGGCAGGCCGACGCCTTCAGCCGCCAGGTCATCGAGTCCGACACGGCTATCGCCGCCATCACGGAGAGCGCCACGCAGGCCTTCTGGGACCGCGAGCGCGGCCTCCGCGAGATCGTCCAGGCCTACCGCACCACGGACAACCTCACCAACGCCTTTAGCGCCGACGTCTTCACCGCCGCCGACGACCTCGTCAACCTCTACGACGACGACGTGGACTTCGGCGGCTACGACCTCGTGGGGCCGACCTCGCCGGAGGCGCTGCGGTTCTACCGATTCGCCATCACGGGCGAGCGCACGCAGGGCGGGCGGCGCGTCTACGACGTGGCGTTCGAGACGGGCGGGCGCCTGCAACCTGGCTTCGAAGGCACCCTCGCTGTGCTCGACCTCGACCCGCGCCCGGCCGACCTGGGCGGGGCCGCGGTGCTCCTCGCCGCCGAGGTGAGCGTCAACGATGCCGTCCGCTTCCCACTCGTGCAGGCGTTCGACCTCACGCTGGCGCAGCAGTACGTCGCCGCCACCGAAGCAGGGTTCGCCGAGGCCTCCCAATCCGACGCCGTGTGGCTCCCGGCCGACTTCCGGCTCGTGGGCAAGGGCCGCATCGGCATGACCGGGCTGAGCTTCCCCGACTTCGGCTTCCGCCTCACGACGCGCCTCTCGGACTACCAACTCAACGTGCCCGTCCCGGACTCGCTCTACGCCGACGATGCGACCCGCGTGGACTCGGTCGCCGTCGCGTCCGGCGCGGCGCTGGAAGACGAAGGCCAGACCGTCCCGCTCACCGCCCGCGAGGCGACGGCCTACGCCGAAATCGACTCGACGGACACGCTGGAGAATGCGTTCGAGCCGAGCGGTTTCTGGGCGCGCTTCATCGAGTTCAATACGGGCAGCGATGGCGGCGGCAGCGGAGGGAGCGGGAAGCGCCGCCTGCTCTCCACCGATTTCGAACCCGTAGTCTGGGCCAACCGCGTCGAGCAGGCGCACCTCGGCGGGGCGCTCACGATCTCGTCGCGCGTCGGGCCCTACGTCGGCGGGCAGGTTGGATACCGGACCGGCCTCGGCGATATCGGCTGGAGCGTGCGCGTCGGGACGCTGCACCGGTTTGGGCGCACGGGCCTCCGCGTGGTCGCGGGTTATGGCGACGAGGTCGTCCGGCGCTATCGGTCCGACGCCCACGCGCGCTTCGTCAACTCCGCATCCGTCGCACTCGGGGGCGACGACTACTTCGACTACTACGACCGCCGCCGCGCCTACGGGCAGGTGTCGGCGAGTATCCCGGCCGGGCCGCTCGGGCGGCTGCGTCCGCTCGTCCGGTTCGCGGCGGAGCGCCACCGCTCGCTCCTGGATACGGAAGACGCCGCGCTCCTCGGCGGAGGCGACCGCCGGGCCAACCCCGCCGTCGCCGAGGGCGATGTGCATGCCGTGCAGGCGCGGCTCTCCGTGGGCAGCACCGAGACGGGCTTCTTCGCCGCAGGCACCGGCCACACCGGGGCCGAGGTGCGCGTCGAGATCGCCGATGCCGACGCGCTCGGGGGCGACTTCAGCTTTGTCCGCACCGAGGCCGCAGTAGGCGTGACCGTGCCGACGTTCCTGCGCCGCCGTCTCTTTCCCAACGCACTCCACCTGCGCGTGACGGCCGGTACCACGTCCGGCGACCTGCTGCCGCAGCGTACCTACGCGGTCGAGGGCAGTCTCCTCGGCCTCGCGCCGTTCGGAACGCTCCGGGCGCGCGTCGGGCGACCCATCGAGGCGACGCGCTACGTGGCAGGCTTCTGGGAGCACGACTTCCGCAGCGTGCCGTTCGAGCTGCTCGGCTGGGAGTGGGCGGCGGTCAACAACGTTGGGCTGCTCGTCCACGGTGCACACGCTACGGGCGACCTCAACGCGTTCGGCCCTACCACAGACTGGCAGCACCACGAGGTCGGCGTGGGGCTCTCCGGCGGCCTCGCGCTGCCGCTACGCCTCGACGTGACGTTCCGCCTCGACGAGCCGGGTACCACCGTCACGCTCGGCTTCGCGCGGCTATTCTGAGACGGTATTCTGGCAGGCCGCCGTACAGGGATTGCACCGTGGGGTAGGTCGCCTGGGGACGCATGGAATACCTCTACCTGCTCACAGGAGACCGCTACCTGATCCTTGAAAAATTAGCCCCTTGTTTGCGCTCTCTTATACGGGGTATTGTGGCTAAGTATTCTCTTCCAACCCACGCGTTACTACGATGCAGTCCCTCTCACTCCGGTTCGTGTGTTTAGCCGGTGCGCTTCTTGTCGCGTCTCCTGGAGCGCTGGCCCAGGGTACCAGCTTTGTATGTGGGACAACCAGCAGCGCAGCAGGGGGTACTGGCGGACAGCCATCCTCCAATGCTCTTGCTCCGACGGGTACCTACCGAGCCCTGATCGTCTACGTTCGGTTTCGAGACGACAACGGTGACCCGCCCACCCCCTGTCCACCCGCAGGGAACCCCGGATGGCTGTCCACCCAGGCAGCCCCCGATATCCAAGGTGCTCTACTCGACCCGGACCCTAGTCCTCCGTTTCTTGCTGGATCGCTGACAGATTACTTTCACCAGCAGTCGAACGGAAATTTCGTGCTGTTTGGAGATGAAACAAGCTACACAACTCAGCTAGATCAAGCTGATTATGCACTCACAGTAGCGCCGTCAAATTTGAACATTCAAAAAATTGTCCAGGAGTTTTGGAATTTTTTTGGTACCAATATCAATACTGCCTTATATGACTACGATAATAATGGTATTTTTGATCAAATGATATTTATTTTTAGAAATCTCCAACTTAACATTACAGGTAGCGCTGATGGACTGGCTAGTCTGTGCAACGTTGGCGCAACTGTATTTAGTCCAGCATACGGAACATATGGTGGAGTTTCTT
This genomic window contains:
- a CDS encoding DUF5686 family protein; translation: MRAPLCLLAAVLFLAPKALAQAPTTVAGRVTDATTGDPVPAATVQIEGTLRGTIANPDGRYALTLPAGTDTATLLVRTLGYVTARETIQATGGTLTLNVALAPDTQTLGEVVVSGEDPALALMRRVVAHKARWQDRLRTWQADAFSRQVIESDTAIAAITESATQAFWDRERGLREIVQAYRTTDNLTNAFSADVFTAADDLVNLYDDDVDFGGYDLVGPTSPEALRFYRFAITGERTQGGRRVYDVAFETGGRLQPGFEGTLAVLDLDPRPADLGGAAVLLAAEVSVNDAVRFPLVQAFDLTLAQQYVAATEAGFAEASQSDAVWLPADFRLVGKGRIGMTGLSFPDFGFRLTTRLSDYQLNVPVPDSLYADDATRVDSVAVASGAALEDEGQTVPLTAREATAYAEIDSTDTLENAFEPSGFWARFIEFNTGSDGGGSGGSGKRRLLSTDFEPVVWANRVEQAHLGGALTISSRVGPYVGGQVGYRTGLGDIGWSVRVGTLHRFGRTGLRVVAGYGDEVVRRYRSDAHARFVNSASVALGGDDYFDYYDRRRAYGQVSASIPAGPLGRLRPLVRFAAERHRSLLDTEDAALLGGGDRRANPAVAEGDVHAVQARLSVGSTETGFFAAGTGHTGAEVRVEIADADALGGDFSFVRTEAAVGVTVPTFLRRRLFPNALHLRVTAGTTSGDLLPQRTYAVEGSLLGLAPFGTLRARVGRPIEATRYVAGFWEHDFRSVPFELLGWEWAAVNNVGLLVHGAHATGDLNAFGPTTDWQHHEVGVGLSGGLALPLRLDVTFRLDEPGTTVTLGFARLF